One stretch of Siphonobacter curvatus DNA includes these proteins:
- the rpe gene encoding ribulose-phosphate 3-epimerase, with protein MKTPLIAPSILASDFANLQREIEMLNRSEADWIHVDVMDGVFVPNISFGFPVVEAVKRYAQKPLDVHLMITQPERYIETFQKAGADRITVHYEACTHLHRTIQQIKDAGCQAGVALNPHTPVFLLEDILEELDLVLIMSVNPGFGGQKFIQRTYEKINRLSELRYTLNPQLLIEVDGGVNAGNARKLVEHGADVLVAGNFVFSAESPEVVIADLKKDAAL; from the coding sequence ATGAAAACGCCTTTAATCGCTCCTTCGATACTTGCCTCTGATTTTGCGAACCTGCAACGTGAAATCGAAATGCTCAACCGCTCCGAAGCCGACTGGATTCACGTGGACGTCATGGATGGGGTCTTTGTCCCCAATATTTCTTTTGGTTTTCCAGTGGTCGAAGCCGTCAAACGCTACGCCCAGAAACCCCTCGACGTGCATCTGATGATTACGCAGCCCGAACGATACATCGAGACCTTTCAAAAAGCCGGAGCCGATCGCATTACGGTTCATTATGAAGCCTGTACGCACCTGCACCGTACCATTCAGCAGATTAAAGATGCGGGTTGTCAGGCGGGCGTGGCTCTTAATCCGCATACGCCCGTTTTCCTGCTGGAGGATATTCTGGAAGAGCTGGACCTAGTACTGATTATGTCCGTGAATCCGGGTTTTGGTGGACAGAAATTTATCCAACGGACGTACGAGAAAATCAACCGTCTGTCGGAATTACGCTATACGCTTAACCCGCAGTTACTCATTGAAGTAGACGGCGGGGTGAATGCGGGGAATGCCCGAAAGCTGGTAGAACACGGGGCAGATGTACTCGTCGCCGGAAACTTTGTTTTTTCCGCGGAAAGCCCGGAAGTAGTGATTGCTGATTTGAAGAAGGACGCGGCGTTGTAA
- a CDS encoding TonB-dependent receptor, with amino-acid sequence MKNIFFFFCFLLSGSLFAQNTLSGKVIHREDNETVVGATVYIPELRVGATSDVNGAYKISNLPKGTFTVQVSYVSHRTVIEKVTVDGATTKDFVMENAAQSLEEVIVSGSSTKTVIKESPIPIAAITQLRLLQQSSTNLIDAVAKLPGMSQVSTGAGLSKPIIRGLGFNRVITMHDGVRQEDNQWGEEHSIQIDEYSIDRYEIIRGAGSLMYGSDGLGGVMSVLSPRPIEEGKMVGRILSNYQTNNNLYGISAQIAGNKNGFVWLAQASTKSTKNYRNAYDDRVFASNFTEPINFNGYFGLNKKWGYSRIHFLRTFQKYNIINGTRDASGRFTTASVNGIGEVVDRPVTNDELNSRNFIPYNSQKLINEKLSWNNLVNFANGSSATAVVSMARNRRSEYGDVTRPWESQLDLYLYTNYYDVRYNFAAKNNWEVNVGTNGMFQRLDNQGFQVLYPNYNLFDNGVFLFAKKSYDRLKLSGGVRYDIRLLDIGKLYIDPDGNFQVTPQGAGSERFAGFDKNYQNVSASLGGVYNLTEKLAVRVNGSRGFRAPTVPELSSNGIHAGTFRYEIGKLDAVPEVAYQGDLGLTYEDKNWYVDLSVFQNSIQNYTYSERVQKPNGQDTLYNGNVPIYRYAQGNARLRGMEGTVTFNPQAARWFSITQSYSAVFGDNLSAREEEAKYLPFMPAPRWISQVKLTKDRYRDFLRNLYLTVDLEVTQKQNRFLAAYGTETATPGYQLVNIGLGTDIVTKNKRTLASFYFSANNVFDVAYQSHQSRLKYLEVNPRTGRAGVFNMGRNLSFKLIIPFEVKI; translated from the coding sequence ATGAAAAATATTTTCTTCTTCTTCTGCTTTCTGCTTTCAGGAAGCCTGTTTGCTCAGAATACCCTTTCCGGTAAAGTGATTCACCGGGAAGATAACGAAACCGTCGTGGGTGCGACGGTATACATTCCGGAATTACGCGTGGGAGCCACTTCCGACGTAAACGGTGCCTACAAAATCTCTAATCTGCCCAAGGGCACGTTTACGGTGCAGGTTAGCTACGTATCCCACCGGACGGTGATTGAAAAAGTGACCGTGGATGGTGCAACGACTAAGGATTTTGTGATGGAAAACGCCGCTCAGTCGCTCGAAGAAGTGATTGTTTCGGGATCATCCACGAAAACAGTAATCAAGGAAAGCCCCATTCCGATTGCAGCCATTACGCAGTTGCGGTTATTACAGCAGTCTTCGACCAACCTGATCGATGCCGTGGCTAAACTACCCGGCATGTCGCAGGTATCGACTGGAGCGGGGCTGAGTAAGCCCATCATTCGGGGGTTGGGCTTCAACCGGGTAATTACCATGCACGACGGCGTACGGCAGGAGGATAACCAGTGGGGTGAAGAGCACAGCATCCAGATTGATGAGTATTCGATTGATCGTTACGAAATCATCCGAGGAGCCGGTTCACTAATGTACGGTTCCGATGGGTTAGGAGGCGTAATGTCCGTATTGTCGCCGCGTCCGATCGAGGAAGGCAAAATGGTGGGTCGAATCCTGAGTAACTATCAGACGAATAATAATCTCTACGGAATCTCGGCTCAGATCGCGGGCAACAAAAACGGATTTGTCTGGCTGGCTCAGGCTTCAACAAAGTCCACCAAGAATTACCGCAATGCGTACGACGATCGCGTGTTCGCCTCCAATTTTACCGAGCCAATCAATTTCAACGGCTATTTTGGTTTAAATAAAAAGTGGGGTTATTCCCGCATTCACTTCCTGCGGACGTTCCAGAAATACAACATCATCAATGGTACCCGCGATGCGTCGGGGCGCTTTACAACGGCGAGCGTTAATGGGATCGGCGAAGTAGTAGACCGACCGGTTACGAATGACGAACTCAACAGTCGCAATTTCATTCCGTACAACTCGCAAAAGCTCATTAACGAAAAACTTTCCTGGAATAACCTGGTCAATTTCGCCAATGGCTCATCAGCTACGGCGGTCGTGAGTATGGCCCGAAACCGCCGTAGCGAGTACGGAGATGTGACCCGTCCTTGGGAGTCGCAACTGGACTTGTACCTGTACACCAATTACTACGATGTGCGGTACAACTTCGCGGCCAAGAATAACTGGGAGGTGAACGTCGGTACCAACGGGATGTTCCAGCGATTGGACAATCAGGGTTTTCAGGTACTGTATCCGAACTACAACCTCTTCGACAACGGTGTATTCCTGTTCGCCAAGAAGAGCTACGATCGGCTGAAGCTTTCCGGCGGGGTGCGGTATGACATTCGCTTACTCGACATTGGCAAACTATACATTGATCCGGACGGTAATTTCCAGGTAACGCCGCAGGGTGCGGGCAGTGAGCGTTTTGCGGGCTTTGATAAAAACTACCAGAACGTATCGGCCAGTCTAGGTGGCGTGTATAACCTGACCGAAAAATTAGCCGTACGGGTGAATGGTTCGCGGGGTTTTCGGGCACCTACTGTACCCGAGCTTTCGTCAAACGGCATTCACGCCGGGACCTTCCGCTATGAAATCGGTAAGCTCGACGCCGTGCCGGAAGTGGCCTATCAGGGCGATTTAGGATTGACGTACGAAGACAAAAACTGGTACGTGGATCTGAGCGTCTTCCAGAACTCGATTCAAAACTACACGTACTCCGAACGGGTACAGAAACCCAACGGTCAAGATACGCTGTACAATGGCAACGTTCCCATTTACCGCTACGCTCAGGGCAATGCCCGGCTTCGGGGTATGGAAGGTACGGTAACGTTCAATCCGCAGGCGGCTCGCTGGTTTAGTATTACGCAGAGTTACTCAGCGGTATTCGGGGACAATCTCTCGGCCCGCGAAGAGGAAGCTAAATATTTGCCGTTCATGCCCGCTCCCCGCTGGATTTCGCAGGTAAAACTGACGAAAGATCGGTACCGGGATTTTCTACGGAATCTGTACCTGACCGTGGATCTGGAAGTAACGCAGAAACAGAATCGCTTTCTGGCTGCTTACGGTACGGAAACCGCGACACCGGGGTACCAACTCGTGAATATCGGATTGGGTACGGACATCGTAACGAAAAACAAACGAACGCTGGCATCCTTCTACTTCTCGGCTAATAACGTTTTTGATGTAGCGTATCAGTCACACCAAAGTCGTTTGAAATACCTGGAAGTCAATCCACGAACGGGTCGAGCTGGGGTATTCAATATGGGCCGGAATTTGAGCTTTAAGTTGATTATTCCGTTTGAAGTGAAGATTTAG
- a CDS encoding MDR family MFS transporter: MKNTISLIIPLMLGTLMAGIDSSIVNVSLPTMSREFGVNVDEIEWVITIYMLGFCIFMPLTNWLRLRIGFYKLYLGSLLLFILGSLGCALSTTLPELITARAFQAFGGGSLSPTAMAILTTVFPANERGKVMGWWSLGGITGPAIGPTLGGLLTEYFGWTSIFYINLPIGILAIALAMRSLKFLDRSRDTSIHFDLSGFALFTLFILLFQFAIAQFSSQGFGSLQVWLPLVLSLVALGVFIKRSYHRPGALFDLSIFERPTYVYCVLITVLRSIALFGGLFLLPFLLQGYLKFSELESGLMILPNSIMMAIFTPLAGNLSDKYGPKRFVMAGLGLVALSMFLFSQINEPMVWYVLLSMMIRGIGLGLLITPLTATAMNAVLPNQVTPASSVYTLIQQLSGSIGIAFSGMIQQFIYQYYISRNTSEMLSEHYSIQYVFMISGSLVALGIFIATKLPRYKAKLPQNNEQLSVNP; this comes from the coding sequence ATGAAGAATACTATTTCCCTGATTATCCCTTTAATGCTGGGAACACTGATGGCAGGCATTGACAGCAGTATTGTGAATGTCTCCTTACCCACCATGAGTCGGGAGTTTGGGGTAAACGTCGATGAGATTGAATGGGTCATTACCATTTACATGCTGGGCTTTTGTATTTTCATGCCCCTGACAAACTGGCTGCGATTGCGGATTGGTTTTTATAAACTCTATCTGGGAAGCTTACTGCTGTTTATCTTAGGTTCGCTGGGCTGTGCCCTTTCCACTACCCTGCCCGAACTCATTACGGCCCGAGCCTTTCAGGCCTTCGGCGGGGGGTCGCTCTCTCCCACAGCCATGGCAATTTTGACAACCGTGTTTCCAGCTAACGAACGCGGTAAAGTCATGGGATGGTGGTCGCTGGGAGGCATTACGGGTCCGGCGATCGGGCCTACGCTGGGTGGTTTGCTGACGGAATATTTCGGCTGGACTTCCATCTTCTACATTAACCTGCCCATTGGCATCCTGGCTATTGCACTGGCTATGCGGTCACTGAAGTTTCTAGACCGTAGTCGGGATACCAGCATTCATTTCGATCTGAGTGGTTTTGCTCTGTTTACGCTATTTATTCTGCTGTTTCAGTTTGCCATTGCCCAGTTTTCCAGCCAAGGATTCGGGTCTTTGCAGGTATGGTTGCCTCTAGTGCTTTCCTTAGTAGCCCTGGGCGTATTTATCAAACGCAGCTATCATCGGCCCGGAGCCTTATTTGATCTTAGCATTTTTGAGCGACCGACGTACGTGTACTGCGTGCTGATTACGGTACTTCGCTCTATCGCTCTGTTCGGTGGCTTATTTCTGTTACCGTTCTTACTCCAGGGTTATCTGAAATTTTCTGAACTGGAATCCGGACTGATGATTCTGCCCAACTCCATCATGATGGCGATTTTTACGCCACTCGCGGGGAATCTCTCGGATAAGTACGGCCCCAAACGTTTTGTCATGGCGGGGCTGGGACTGGTGGCTCTTTCCATGTTCCTGTTCTCGCAAATCAATGAGCCCATGGTGTGGTATGTACTTCTCTCCATGATGATTCGGGGAATTGGACTGGGTCTCTTGATTACGCCGCTGACCGCTACCGCCATGAATGCTGTACTCCCCAATCAGGTGACGCCCGCCTCTTCGGTGTATACGCTCATTCAGCAACTCAGTGGCTCTATCGGCATCGCTTTTAGCGGGATGATTCAGCAATTTATCTACCAGTATTACATCAGCCGGAATACGTCGGAAATGCTATCTGAACACTACTCCATTCAGTATGTATTCATGATTTCAGGGTCGCTGGTGGCTCTCGGTATTTTTATCGCTACCAAGTTGCCCCGGTATAAAGCCAAACTGCCGCAAAATAATGAGCAACTGTCAGTGAATCCTTAA
- the cls gene encoding cardiolipin synthase, which yields MTLLEEIDWLLIGELIYGLIVAATCVRIIYDTRTSTKTLAYLLLTVFLPVVGMILYFSVGLNYRTRSLYSKKLFDDDQLLKKLYAQITRVTRNNLETDHEAVQQYRELAYLLLNDNISPLTANNDIKVLRNGEETFPEILKALRAARHHIHIEYYIFEDDTIGNAIKDVLIEKARQGVQVRFIYDDFGSRSIRRTLVPELRAAGVEAYPFYRIIFIALANRLNYRNHRKIIVIDGSTAFTGGINISDRYQNPNSNKLYWRDTHLRIDGPGTYYLQYIFLCDWNFCAGQSLMPEPEFFCEPEASQTNALVQIASSGPDSVQPSILFSLLQAINLARNEILITTPYFIPGDSLLDALIVAALSGVKIKLLVPGISDSWLVNTAAQSYYEDLLRVGVEIYRYQKGFVHAKTLVADGLLSSIGTANMDFRSFELNFEVNAFLYDAQVSEYLRNIFYEDIQDAERLDPSQWLQRPVWKKMLEKVARMISPLL from the coding sequence ATGACCTTACTGGAAGAAATTGACTGGCTGCTCATTGGCGAATTAATCTACGGTTTGATCGTAGCTGCCACTTGTGTACGCATCATTTATGACACCCGGACCAGTACGAAAACGCTGGCGTATCTGCTCTTAACGGTTTTTCTGCCCGTTGTCGGCATGATTCTATACTTCTCGGTAGGACTGAACTATCGGACCCGTAGTCTGTACAGTAAGAAACTTTTCGACGATGATCAACTCCTCAAGAAGCTCTACGCTCAGATAACCCGGGTTACCCGTAATAACCTCGAAACGGACCATGAGGCCGTGCAGCAGTACCGCGAACTGGCGTATTTACTTCTCAACGATAACATCAGTCCGTTAACGGCTAACAATGACATCAAAGTCCTTCGCAACGGTGAAGAAACATTTCCTGAAATTCTGAAAGCCTTGCGGGCAGCCAGGCATCACATTCACATCGAGTACTACATTTTTGAGGATGATACCATTGGAAATGCGATCAAGGACGTGCTGATCGAAAAAGCCCGACAGGGTGTACAGGTTCGATTTATTTATGATGATTTTGGTAGCCGCTCCATTCGCCGCACATTGGTACCGGAACTGCGGGCGGCGGGCGTGGAGGCGTATCCCTTTTACCGTATTATATTCATCGCTCTAGCCAACCGACTGAATTACCGCAATCACCGGAAAATTATTGTGATTGACGGGAGTACGGCTTTTACCGGGGGAATTAATATCTCGGATCGGTATCAAAACCCCAATTCAAATAAGCTGTACTGGCGAGATACGCATCTGCGAATCGACGGACCGGGGACGTACTATTTACAGTATATTTTTCTCTGCGACTGGAATTTTTGTGCCGGACAATCGCTCATGCCCGAACCCGAGTTTTTCTGTGAACCCGAAGCGTCACAGACGAACGCTCTGGTACAGATTGCTTCCAGCGGTCCCGATTCCGTTCAGCCCAGTATTCTCTTTTCGCTGTTACAGGCGATTAATCTGGCCCGAAACGAAATCCTGATTACGACGCCTTATTTCATACCGGGAGACAGTCTGCTGGATGCCCTGATTGTGGCGGCTTTGAGTGGTGTAAAAATCAAATTACTCGTACCGGGCATTTCGGATTCCTGGCTGGTCAATACGGCCGCTCAGTCGTATTACGAGGATTTGCTGCGGGTAGGCGTGGAAATTTACCGGTACCAGAAGGGCTTCGTTCACGCCAAGACCCTCGTGGCCGATGGCTTACTGTCTTCGATCGGAACGGCCAATATGGATTTTCGAAGTTTCGAACTCAATTTCGAAGTGAACGCCTTTCTCTACGACGCTCAGGTGTCCGAATACCTGCGTAATATCTTTTACGAAGACATACAGGACGCTGAACGGCTCGATCCTAGTCAGTGGCTACAGCGACCAGTCTGGAAGAAAATGCTGGAAAAAGTAGCCCGCATGATTTCACCTTTACTGTAG
- a CDS encoding metal-dependent hydrolase — translation MDTLTHITIGACVGEAILTKKIGKKALLWGAIAQNLPDIDSVTSLWLSPAENLLVHRGITHSLVVAFLLPALLAGLIRRFYPQVSFLRLYGFGVLQLLLHDLLDLCNSYGTGILEPFSSQRLTFNLLYVIDPLFTLSLVVASIALWQLRPEAASRRVWLLAGLIPCGLYTLWTIEHKRRINEEIEASLTAQHLPYSDYFTTPTPFNGLLWYAVAKSGADYQLGYRSVWDRGQTAFHYVPKGEELLTHENAQVQNLKYFSRGFYTVSRKESVLQFNVLRFGQIRGWENPDAEFAFHFYLTPGYDNRLVMQRGRFTGWTWKSVQQMFRRIKGETGNLEKY, via the coding sequence ATGGATACACTGACCCATATTACCATCGGAGCTTGTGTGGGCGAAGCGATTTTAACCAAAAAAATAGGTAAGAAGGCTCTACTCTGGGGAGCAATTGCTCAAAACCTGCCCGATATCGATTCGGTAACGAGTCTCTGGTTATCACCCGCTGAAAACCTGCTGGTACACCGGGGAATCACCCACTCGCTGGTTGTTGCGTTTCTGTTACCGGCTTTGCTGGCGGGGCTGATTCGAAGGTTTTATCCGCAAGTCTCTTTCCTTCGCCTGTACGGATTTGGGGTACTTCAACTACTGCTGCATGATCTGCTGGATTTGTGCAATTCCTACGGAACGGGTATTCTCGAACCCTTTAGTTCGCAACGATTGACATTCAATCTTTTATACGTAATTGATCCCCTGTTTACGCTTTCACTGGTAGTGGCGAGTATAGCCCTCTGGCAATTACGGCCGGAAGCCGCCAGTCGTCGGGTATGGTTGCTGGCAGGACTGATTCCCTGCGGTTTGTACACGCTGTGGACGATTGAGCACAAGCGACGCATCAACGAAGAAATCGAAGCCTCTCTGACAGCTCAGCATTTGCCGTACAGCGATTATTTCACCACGCCTACGCCTTTCAATGGCTTACTCTGGTACGCCGTGGCAAAAAGTGGTGCGGACTATCAACTGGGATATCGTTCCGTATGGGATCGGGGGCAAACGGCTTTTCATTACGTACCGAAAGGAGAAGAATTACTGACCCATGAAAATGCACAAGTCCAGAATTTGAAATATTTTTCACGGGGGTTTTATACCGTGAGCCGTAAGGAATCGGTCCTGCAATTCAACGTTCTGCGGTTTGGACAGATTCGGGGCTGGGAAAATCCAGACGCCGAATTCGCCTTTCATTTTTACCTGACACCCGGTTACGACAATCGGCTGGTCATGCAGCGGGGCCGCTTTACGGGCTGGACCTGGAAGAGCGTTCAGCAAATGTTCCGCCGGATCAAGGGCGAAACGGGTAACCTTGAGAAGTATTAA
- a CDS encoding M14 family metallopeptidase, producing the protein MKKILTLSLLLSGVSVLAQQKDPIGIRAIGTPPNPKVQVAWNRYYDYKGLVDIMQRMVKAYPNLAKLETIGKSQQGRDLYVLTITDLKSGKSDTQKPAFWTDANIHSNELQGSEMALYAAWYLTENHANNQFIKELLRDKTFYFAPTINPDAREDFIYKPNTANTPRSGMTPIDDDGDGLVDEDNFDDLDGDGEITMMRRKSPYGRLKVNPEDPRMLIPAKPDEAGEYEMLGIEGLDNDGDGLVNEDRPGSYDPNRDWAWNWQPDYIQGGAYKYPFSLPEPRVIMEWVMKHPNIAGAQSYHNYSGMFLRGPGAAEDDVHYDPADVQVYDYLGKTGEKMIPTYQYGAIHKILYTVYGGEIDWFALGRGIFMFSNELWTSYLYFNKKGEANELRNAPNTEPYDFDRLLLHGDAFVDWKPFKHPQYGDIEIGGFKKNYIRNHPGFILETDGHRNAAFTIFHANQMPKIEVKEVAKKELGNGLTEITATITNSRIIPTHSSFDVKNKINLPDYITLKEAQVVSGLQMTNPDGSGYGYGSNPAFESYKEQKLNPQTLEVANIPGMGYVRLRWIVKGNPANWNIEVNSQKGGLTTASGSFTKK; encoded by the coding sequence ATGAAGAAAATTTTAACCCTTTCGCTGCTGCTGTCGGGCGTATCGGTGCTGGCTCAGCAGAAAGATCCCATCGGCATTCGGGCTATTGGTACGCCGCCCAATCCGAAAGTACAGGTTGCCTGGAACCGGTACTACGACTACAAAGGTCTCGTTGACATCATGCAACGCATGGTGAAAGCGTACCCGAATCTGGCGAAACTCGAAACCATCGGTAAATCGCAGCAGGGTCGCGACCTGTATGTATTGACGATAACGGACCTGAAGTCTGGCAAAAGCGATACGCAGAAGCCCGCTTTCTGGACGGATGCCAACATTCACTCCAATGAATTACAGGGCTCAGAAATGGCTCTGTACGCGGCTTGGTACCTGACCGAAAACCACGCCAACAATCAGTTTATCAAGGAATTGCTACGGGATAAAACCTTTTATTTCGCTCCGACGATTAACCCCGATGCCCGCGAGGATTTCATCTACAAGCCGAACACGGCCAACACACCCCGCTCGGGTATGACACCGATTGACGATGACGGCGATGGACTGGTCGACGAGGATAATTTCGATGATCTCGACGGCGATGGTGAGATTACGATGATGCGTCGGAAATCTCCCTATGGTCGTTTGAAAGTAAACCCCGAAGATCCCCGGATGCTGATTCCGGCAAAACCCGATGAAGCAGGTGAGTACGAAATGCTCGGGATCGAAGGCCTTGATAACGACGGTGATGGCCTCGTCAACGAAGACCGTCCCGGTAGCTACGATCCGAACCGCGACTGGGCCTGGAACTGGCAGCCCGATTACATTCAGGGTGGAGCTTATAAATATCCGTTTAGTTTGCCCGAGCCGCGAGTGATTATGGAATGGGTGATGAAGCACCCCAACATTGCCGGGGCTCAGAGTTACCACAACTATAGCGGGATGTTTTTACGCGGTCCCGGTGCGGCGGAAGACGACGTACATTACGATCCCGCTGACGTGCAGGTATACGATTACTTGGGCAAAACGGGCGAGAAAATGATCCCAACCTACCAGTACGGAGCCATTCACAAAATTCTGTATACGGTATACGGCGGAGAAATCGACTGGTTTGCTCTGGGTCGTGGAATTTTCATGTTCTCGAATGAATTGTGGACGTCCTATCTGTATTTCAACAAAAAAGGCGAAGCCAATGAACTACGGAACGCTCCCAATACGGAACCGTACGATTTTGACCGATTACTGCTACACGGTGATGCCTTTGTGGACTGGAAACCCTTCAAACACCCGCAGTACGGCGACATTGAAATCGGTGGATTCAAGAAAAATTACATTCGGAACCACCCCGGCTTTATCCTCGAAACGGATGGCCACCGTAATGCGGCTTTCACGATTTTCCACGCCAACCAGATGCCTAAAATCGAGGTGAAGGAAGTCGCGAAGAAAGAGCTGGGCAATGGTCTGACGGAAATTACAGCCACGATTACCAATAGCCGGATTATTCCTACACACTCGTCGTTTGATGTGAAAAACAAAATCAACCTGCCTGATTACATCACTCTCAAAGAGGCTCAGGTGGTCAGTGGTCTGCAAATGACGAATCCCGATGGAAGTGGTTACGGATACGGTTCTAACCCGGCTTTTGAAAGCTACAAAGAGCAGAAACTCAACCCACAAACGCTGGAGGTCGCCAACATTCCGGGAATGGGTTACGTTCGCCTTCGCTGGATTGTGAAAGGAAACCCGGCGAACTGGAATATCGAAGTCAACAGCCAGAAAGGTGGCCTGACGACGGCTTCGGGCAGTTTTACGAAGAAGTAG
- a CDS encoding M14 family metallopeptidase: protein MRKRFISTLGLGLLLGGRLWAQSGYTDQAALTKRLQQLNAQYKNLTSLQSIGKTSTGKDLWVLSVGQGDRGKKPAVVIVANLEGWHLAATELTLQTAEKLLSGASSDSVARLLTSKTFYFLPNLNPDAAAQYFAKLKYERSSTARPVDEDRDGRVDEDGPEDLNGDGLITQIRIEDPTGTYRVAKGDPRVLVKADAAKGEQGQYLVYTEGIDNDKDGAFNEDGLGGIHLNKNFTFEYEPFKPGSGDYPVSELENRALIDWLYENKNVYAILTFGPANNLTEAYKFDPMKANQRVVKGWQAKDVAVNEYVSKLYTATGLKDAPSLPSTKGDFPSWAYYHFGKLSFSTPGWWMPKDTARAGSPRPAGATPVPGGRPGMGAGRGAAASPALGSEEDVELLKWAKANNIEAFVEWKEIKHPDFPGKKVEVGGLVPFVKWNPPVAMLTPAAEKHASFLLSVAKAMPEVEIVNVQTETLSPGLNRITVDVHNKGLLPTHSELGNRVKYEDRLKIVATPAKNQKLVSGRTHQLVRTAIAGNGVEQLTWLVSGTGTFTIEASSAPAGSSKVTVNLK from the coding sequence ATGAGAAAACGCTTCATCAGCACGCTTGGGCTTGGCCTGCTGCTGGGAGGCCGTTTGTGGGCCCAGTCTGGCTATACCGACCAGGCGGCTTTAACCAAACGCCTTCAGCAACTTAACGCCCAGTACAAGAACCTAACTTCCCTGCAATCCATCGGCAAAACATCTACTGGAAAAGACCTCTGGGTACTCAGCGTCGGTCAGGGCGATCGCGGCAAAAAACCGGCGGTCGTGATTGTCGCCAATCTGGAAGGCTGGCACCTGGCCGCTACAGAATTAACTCTGCAAACCGCAGAAAAATTATTGAGCGGAGCATCTTCCGACAGCGTAGCCCGATTGCTTACGAGCAAAACCTTCTACTTTCTCCCTAACCTAAACCCCGATGCGGCGGCTCAGTACTTCGCTAAACTGAAGTATGAGCGTTCGTCTACGGCCCGACCCGTGGACGAAGATCGGGACGGTCGTGTGGATGAAGACGGTCCGGAAGATTTGAACGGCGATGGGCTCATTACCCAAATCCGAATCGAAGATCCGACGGGAACTTACCGCGTAGCCAAAGGCGACCCTCGCGTATTGGTGAAAGCAGACGCTGCCAAGGGCGAACAGGGTCAGTACCTGGTGTATACCGAAGGCATCGATAATGACAAAGACGGGGCATTCAATGAGGACGGCCTGGGTGGGATTCACCTCAATAAAAACTTTACGTTCGAATACGAGCCTTTCAAACCCGGTTCGGGTGATTACCCCGTATCGGAATTGGAAAACCGGGCTTTGATCGACTGGTTGTACGAGAACAAAAACGTGTACGCCATTCTAACATTTGGTCCTGCCAACAATCTGACCGAAGCCTACAAGTTTGATCCGATGAAGGCCAATCAGCGGGTCGTAAAAGGCTGGCAGGCGAAAGATGTGGCCGTCAACGAATACGTGAGCAAGCTGTACACGGCGACTGGACTGAAAGACGCTCCGAGCTTACCGTCTACGAAAGGCGACTTCCCTTCCTGGGCGTATTATCATTTCGGGAAACTGAGTTTCTCAACGCCCGGCTGGTGGATGCCCAAGGATACTGCTCGGGCGGGCAGTCCTCGTCCGGCCGGAGCTACGCCAGTACCCGGTGGACGGCCCGGTATGGGAGCTGGTCGCGGAGCCGCTGCGAGTCCGGCCCTAGGTTCAGAAGAAGACGTAGAACTGCTGAAATGGGCGAAAGCTAATAATATCGAAGCGTTTGTGGAATGGAAGGAAATTAAACACCCTGATTTTCCTGGTAAGAAAGTGGAAGTCGGTGGATTGGTACCTTTCGTCAAATGGAACCCACCCGTAGCTATGCTGACGCCGGCGGCCGAAAAACACGCCAGTTTTCTCTTGAGCGTAGCCAAAGCCATGCCCGAAGTAGAGATCGTGAATGTACAAACGGAAACGCTGTCGCCAGGTCTGAACCGTATTACGGTGGATGTGCACAACAAGGGTTTACTGCCGACGCACTCCGAACTGGGTAACCGGGTGAAATACGAAGACCGTCTGAAAATTGTGGCGACACCCGCCAAAAATCAGAAGCTGGTGTCGGGTCGTACGCATCAGCTGGTCCGCACCGCGATTGCCGGTAACGGCGTCGAGCAACTGACCTGGCTGGTATCGGGTACGGGAACATTCACCATCGAAGCTTCATCGGCACCGGCAGGTTCATCCAAAGTTACTGTTAATCTGAAATAA